ACAGCCAAGGAGAGAAGCTCTTTAAGGAAGAGTCCTGGACAGAATATCAGCCCAGGGAACTGGAAGGCACACCTGTACCATGTAAGCCGCGGGCCCTAAGTGTGGACACTGCAGTCGCCCTAGTGCACATATTCCACAGGTCTTAGCTGACTGAGTCACTGTGGGACAGCCCACACCTGAAATGATGTCACTTACGTGATAAAAGCTCACTAAATCCTGGATAGAGAAAGAATGATTCACCCCAGAGGAAAACAGGTGGCTGACCACACTAAGGAACTTGAAGAAAAGGCAGAATTAAACAGGCATCCATGTGATGTACCCCTGAAAGAGGGCCACTctgatttggaaaagaaaaatctgtttaTTGTTGGCATAAACAATAAcagtataaaatatatcaaataaacaCTGGTAGCCCTAGGAGGaagtatttgaaaatgttttcttcctctaaactTCTACAGAATGTCATCAATAATTTTTCAGTCTGTTTATTCCTGTCTAACATTACAGAAATGTGTGTATACCTCACCTACCCTGAAATACTTTAGGACTCTCAAGATCTTTCCATATGTTCATGGTCTCTGCAGCCAACAGACCCTTAGACACTGGCTGAGACACTGACCACTTGAACAAATGGACAGTCCTGGTCAAAGCAATGTAACTTTCTTATTGTGAAGTTGTATTGAAAGGGatagacatagaaaaaaatgatcaattaGTTATCATATGAAACTTAAAAAGACCAGAAGTAGAAAATCAAAGTACATTGAACTCAGGTGTGATTTTTAGGTATGAGAAGATAGGAAAACAGCTCCCCCTAAAATAGGACAATTCAgagttaaaatttttcttgttttcctgcaTTAGTAGCACctgcagagaaagcagaggtcttACCTGTGTGGGTCCCTGGTTGAGCATCTTCCTGAAAGTCAAACAGATCAGTGAACCTGTCAATGGAGGAACCTCCTTCTCGGCTCCCTTATAGCCCTGGTACACAGGGATGCACCTCCTGCCAGAATGCCCACTGTGGATGCCAACCTGTGCCCAGAGGACATCTGGGAATTATTTGCAGAGCCTTCCTTTCACAAATGAGGAGACTCAGGTCCAGAATATAAATGAGCTACCCCAAAGCAAAAAATACTGGAGCTAGGAGTGGAGCCCAGGTCTCTGAACTCTCATGTCTATGATGTGAGGATGGGAATCTTATCCTGCCCCAAATCCTCACGGGCAGGTGTTGCCACAGCCATGTTATAGTTGAGGTGCCCAAAGATGCTGGAAAAGTCtagaatttaaatgaaaatctcaCATTGTCCTCTCCTGCTCCATCTCCTACTCGCTCAGGGGAGAGCAAGAGCCTGGAGCTCAATACACCAAGGAATACGTAACTGCCATTGGTGATAGAGTGGGAGGCTGAGTCACCCGGAATTCATAACAGAAGAGAACTGTGGGAGGCCGTGTGACCCGCTGAAGCGTCTTGGAGAAAATGGCATTTCCACTCAAGAGTGAAGTTTCCAGCAATGATTAGAACATGTGGATATGtgaatgagcttttgggggagtAGGGAGTAGCTTTTGGCAAAcccaaaagataaataagaccCTCTGCACTGACTTTAGAGCTAGGAGAGGAGCAGGCTAGCTGGAGTTGTTAAGCACTTTTCTCTTCCAGGGGCTGATGAATTAAAGTATTATGCTTCTCTATAAAAAATTGAATCACAGAAGAATATGACATCAGCTGAACCTCAATCGATGACATATAGGGAGAAAACgaattttactaaaaatattatgCTTTTTAAGATCCGTAGTAGGGTGGCTAAAAGCATATATTTATCCTTTGCAGTTTACATGTTACCCTCCCAGCCTATTTCAGTGAAATCTGAGGTCACAAAATACCCACCTCTATAAATACTAACCTATTTTTCTCCTGAGCCAGTAGCAAAGTAACAGGACTGCGGTGATGACACCAACGCTGCCGAGCAGCCCCTCAACGACCCCTGGAGTAAGATGTTCGCTTCTGGGTTTGGCAGGCACTGAGGGGGAGACCTGGGGTGAGCTGCTGTAGGGAAGGAATTGGGTTTGGGGACAGACCTCTTGGTACGGGCTCTGCTCAACGGCTGCTCTCCCAGGACggatgtacttatttatttagggaCCTGCGGCTGTTCACattgaaggaagaagagaggcaCCCAACCTCCAGCTCCTCCCACAGGACCCTCGCCCTGAGTAGAGCAGCAGAGGCACTGGGGTGTCAGTGGGCCTCTCCTGGGGTGCTGGGGAAGAGGCTGATGGAGACAACCCCACCGCCGAAGCTATACCTGTGAAATTGAGAGTCACCGCCTCACTGCGCTGGGCACCCTGGCCATTGTCAGCCTCGCAGGAGtagtttccagaatgttctgcAGTCAGGGAGAGGTTGAAGGATGCCCCTCCCCCAGAGGGCGCTGAGCTGTTCCCCAGGGTGACGTCCTCCAGGTAAAACTGGTACAGGATCGGGGGAGAGCCCCTCAGGGCCTCGCAGTGAAGCTCCACCACGTCCCCCacctcagcctgggccctgggagcCCTGAGGGTGAGCACAGGGCGGGACACTGGAACTGACAGGGACAGTGGACTGTCAGAGACGCGTCTCCACTGGTGCAGTAGAGCTATAatccctgcctgtccccagggacTCCCCCCATGGAACTTCCCCAAGGCACCCCAGGGGAACACGGAGCCGAGCCGGCCACGCTGCAGGCACCCCAGCACCCCAGGAGAGGCCCGTTGCCACCACATGGAACTCACTCCTGACAGCGATGTCCACCAGTCcgctgaggctggggctgtcgCCGTTGTCAGCTGCGCAGTAGTACTGGCCGGAATCACTCTCCATCACTGGTGCGACCTCCAAGTTTGCTGTCCGTGAACGCTGGGTCTTGGTTTCCAGGTTTAAGCCCAAATGCCCTTTGTACCAGGCGAAGGTGATGTTTCCTGTGCCCTCAGCCACCGAGCAGATGAGGACCAGTTTGTCTCCCTTCATCACCCGTCCCCCTGGAGGCTGAGTCTCCAAGCTCAAGTCGGAGACAGGGATTCCTGCACAAACACCAGATCATGTGGGAGAACCCCGAGCAGGGAGTGTTTGGAGCCCAGGGAGTAGGTATGGGGGTCTTCAAGGCAAAGCTGAAGGCAAAGTCATGATGCATAAAGTCTGACTGGAGGGGAGGCTCTACTGATTTGGAATCACTTCTAGTTTGGTGGTGATGATAGGGTTAGAAAGATACGATAATATCACCATGGGAAAATGTGGCATCGCCTCCTTGCCTAGGACAATGTGACTTCCATTCCCCTGAGTctcaagctttctttttttttttaagacacagTAATATAGTGATTATAAGTCCAAATTGTGAGTCAATCTGCTTGGGTGTGGATACTGGTTCCAACTCTTGCTTGTGGTGCATGCTTGATCAAATTACTTTTATAAGACttaatttctcatctgtaaatggggATGCCATGATAGTTATCTCCTGCAGGTGTGACGCTTCAATTAAACATATATGTGAAGCACTAAATTGGCACCTGCTGTGTACAAGCTGTTCAATGGTTATTGCTGGGGTGGAGATAGCAGAAGGTTTAGTTTCACTAGTGTTGAGTTTTTAGAAGTCTGGAACTACCTAATGTTCTGGAGGTAATAGATATGAATATCATACTCCGGCCACACCTCCaactctgtactggggattgaacccaggggtgctctaccactgagctatacctccagccctttttaattcttattttgagtcagggtcttgctaacctCAAACTTTCAATGCTTCtgacttagcctcccaagtcactgggattacaggcgtgcaccctgGCACCTGACTCAATATTGGGTTTTTGCAGGAGATCATGTCACAGAAGTGTCAATCTGATATGGTATGACATGgttcataataataaaattttctttttgtattctttcaaaatcaaccccccccccacacacacacacaagccttcTCCAATACTCTATTCACACACTTCTGCCAAGCCTTCTCTTGCCACCTGGTCAAGCTGACCCTGGAGAGAGAGGGATACGAGGATAGCTGAAGCCTCCCTCCACCTCTACCATCCCAGGGACAGGAGAGGTCATCTGCCGTCCTCTCCCCAGTGGACTCTGGAAGCACGGTCCTTAGATACTCACTCTGCACCTGTATGGCGGAACTCCAGCTCTGTTTGGGGGGCCTATTCCCCGCTGTCGTCATGGTACACCAGTAGTTCCCCGAGTCTTCCTTCCACACCGTGGGGATCTGGAGCTTTGGGGAGCTGCTCCATTCTGATCCCAGGTTGTGGCCACCTCTGAAGAAGCTGAACTGGGGTTGGACAGGTGGCGGCTGAAGCCGGGTCTCACAGGTCAGGGTCAGTGAGCTGCCCTCTATGGGGTTGGCAGGCCTGGCTGTCAGCACGAGATGTAGAAACAGCTCTGGAGAGAATAATTCAACAGATAGAGTGCAGGGCCGGGGGCTCACAGTTCCCGGTGAGAGGCATTCCGTCCCCAGCCACACAATACCCCTCTGTTCCCTCAAGTGGCCCATGGGCTTCCCCTGGCCACAGACCCACGCCGTGCACCCTCACACATCCTGCCACGGGCCACAGCAGCCACTTCCAGAAGGCAGCACTGTGACTCGGATCTTCTAATTCTTGAAGTTTCTACCCAGGAACTAAGAAGCCCTTTCTGGAAGCCAGGGCAGGAACATTGAAGACAGTCGCTGCAGCTGGCATTGGAGACGGGGAAGCtgtgatttttaataaaagcGAATACATTTCTGTGGACCATGGTCTATCACCTGGTCGTTATTCTCTTCTGTTCTCTTTCCCCTCCCAGCTCAGACACAGGCTGTTTCTAAGGCAGAATGTGGACCTGAGGAATCAGTCAGGGTGGGGACAGCACCGAGGAACTCAAACCCCTCTGTGTCGACCACGTCCTTCCCTATGTCGCTAGCCCCATTGCTGGGAAGTGCCCTGTGGACATCCACACAGCCCTGTTCCCCTGATCTGGGACTTCAACACAGACCTCTGCTGCAGCCACAGGAGAAGAGAATTTAGTCCATGCCTTAGGCCTCAGGGGTGGATCCTTTAGGGCTTTTGTTCTGGGTAAATAAAGATGGCGAAGGTCCATTCtactctcccctcttcccttaGCACTCCCAGTTTCAGCAGCCTACAAATCTCACAAATCTTTGGGTACGTGTTTGTCCAACTCTTAGAGCCTCTGACATGTgggagatttaatttttttttttttctgaaagaaaccTCTTCCTCCCCTCACCAGATGCCGGCGACGAGTACTCTGGATCACTGAGAGATGGTTCCTAGACTAAAGTCTATCATTTCCAATTCTGCCCACAAGGCTTTTCCCCGGGGTCTTTTTAAACCTCAGTTCCATCTGTGGTTACCAGAATGTTCCCTCTGACCTGGGGCATGGAATACCCTGTTCTTTTTGTCCTCAGAAAGCTGGTCCCCAGAAAACAGAGGAGCATTACAGCTTTTGGAGCTGAATagagaaaggaataaaacagGCATTTGGGCACCCAGAGTCCACTCAAGCTTCTGTCCAGGGCAGGGGAGCAGGTGGAGCTGGAAGCCACACAGGGATGACTACAAGAGCCTGGAGCTCAGACTTGCAGGTCAAGCTTAATGCCATTAAATCCCAGGCAGCAGAGATTACCTGGAGATACCTGGGAATTTTGCTTCTTTGTCCTTGATGTAACTATGGATTTTTGCTTAGGCTAGAATTTGGCACCTGAGTTTAAGGGTAAAGGAGAGACCAAGAACAAAGCTCGTGTGACATTAACACCAAGCAGGAGCTGGACTTGGACAAATATTAGGGAAGGAACTCAGAGGGCCAAGGTGATTCCGATCTCTCTGGTCACAGGAATCCCTGATCCCTGGAGGTAGCATAACGTCCTCTCTTAACCCTTAGGTTAGTATCTTACGCACACGAGAGCGGTTCTAGCATATATTATATTGGAAGCTGCTTTAGTGAGATTTCTCAAGGCAGAAGACTTTCCTACTCCCCTCTTCTGAGAAAGGCAAGACTCTGAATCAGGATCAGAGCCATGAAGTATGTTTGCATAAACCAGTCGGAGAGAGGAAACTGAACTGGGGCAACAATTGTGGCTGCAGAGGGGAGCTAAAAATAGGCAGGAGGCACAGAAAATCTTTGTTGCACGTGGCCTGGGGACAGACTTCAGTGTTGTTCTCCATGGCTCTGTGATTGCAGCATTTCCTCCATCACCCATGGCAGAGTCCCCAGGGGACTTGAAGCCcctggggcagggaggacagAGACTCTGTCAGCCTTTGGCACCCTCTGCCTCTCTTGTGCAAATAGCATCTTCATCCCTGTGCTGAGACTGCccagaaaggaaggagaaggccAGGCGAGACCCCATCACCCAGCTGGGCAGACACGGCTCAGCAGCCTGGGCTCAGGGCAGCCACTGATGTCCGGACACCTCAGCAGCTGTCACCAGATGCCTCTTGGACAGGTAGGGGCTGCTCAGAGGGCCATCCACAGGTCTCCTGATCTGAGCCGAGGGACAGACTGTGAGGAAGTAAAGGAAGTGCAACTCACCGTCAGGTTCGCAGAGCAGAGCTGCAAGAAAATTCAGGAGACATCAGCACAGGCAGGAAGTCCTCCAGGCAGACAAGTGTGACTCCCCTAGGACTTTCCAGCAGTAGACCCTCCCTCCTTGTCACGGCCTCCTCCTTCTTTCACTTCCCTCattcatctccctccccttccttccgtctttccttctctctgttcctttacCAACATTCCATGTCACCCACAGAACACCCACCCCTGAGCACTTCTTTTCCCTCTGATCATAATTTCCAGTAACTTTTGTCATCTGTCATTCGGAAATGGTAACTttgttgtttcttaatttttttgtcgTGCATGATAGTTAtgcataatattggggttcattttgacatacttctacaagcatggaatataatttgctccaattcagtcctcagtacttcccctctccctcccctcctcccctgcttccctttcctctaatgttttttttttctgtttacttacagttatttaaattagtgcattataacctttatttttaaaaatctatttattctaattggtgcattacaattatacataatagtgggattccttTTTACATAGTCATACATGCACCATCTAAGAAggtaatttggtcaattttgttcTCCATTAAGGCTTTGCTCTCAATTACTTAACATCCCTCTTAGAACTTCTTATTCCCATTTCCACCTCCTCCTGTCAAAAGTCTTGATGATCCAGTCAGGACTCGCTGTCTCAGGACCACAACACACTCAGGCAAGGGGGTAAGGGTCTCATGGCTAAGGCTTGGAGTCCCTTGTTTTACCAACTTGAGATCAGAAGAAGCTTAGGTCCAGAGAATGGATAGACATTTCTCCTGATTCTCTTCTAGCCCAAGGATTTCACCCCACTATGGTGTCATAAAGGTCAAGAAGGAAAAAACTTGGGAGATAATGCAGGCTTTATAACTAGAAGGCAGAGATTTAGATCTTTAGTTTATTCTTACAAGCTTTGTGACTCTAGGAAAAATGTTTCTCCTCTctgtgttttggtttctttttctactaaataagataataatagtacctgcCAGGCAGagtttttgtgaagattaaatgagttgatACCCACAAAGTGCTTAGAATAGAGCCTGAAAGTTACTTAGTATCCAATAAATATTATCACTATTACGTTTAGTCTGTGATGCCTATTGTTTTAGGTTAAATTCTTATTTGAATAATTAGTTTCTCAAGCAGGGGGAGCGAAACATATTTTAGGTATTAATCCACACAATGAGTAGTCTTTCAATgccttaattttaatttcatacaaATTTCATACAAATCTTTGATGCATTAGTGCattctaaaatatcattaaaaattagaggttttgtgtttttgctttatattatttggtatgtacatttttattgaatCCTTGTAAGACAAATCCAAGTTTCCTTTAAGTTGTACTGCACATTTTTATTAAACTtggggtcttttaaaaaataattttgagggtTTACTGTATGCCAGTCATTGTGCATGGCACCAGGTTTACAGTAGGGAATATGACCAAGAGTCTGTGGTGTCAAGAATTAACGCTATGCCGGGAGGGagacaatgacaaaataaaatgtaggaTGGTTTCCTAAAGTGGTTGGTGACACAAGAAAAACAGAgcagagaaatgttacagaatgTCTTAGGATGGTCTTGACTGTCTCAATAGATTCGGGAGCAAGACTTTGGAATATCTGGGAAAGCGCATCtagcagagattaaaaacagcAAATGCTCAGGCCttggggctgtggggatgagCTTGTctagggaggaaggagaaggcaaGTCCTGCACCTGAGCAGGTGAGGGACAGTGGAGAGCATCAGCCTGAAAGGAGCCGGTCCTGAGGATCTTTACGGACTTCAGAGCAATTTTGGGTTTAATCTAGATGTGATGGGGACCCCTGAACAGTTCTGAGTCAATTTACATTTACAAGTTCAGTCTGATATTGTAAAGGAAACAGGCTGTAGAAATGCAAGAGAGCTCAGGAGAACGTTAGTGGGAATCTAGGAGAGCAGGGGTGGCGGCTTGGTTAGGCAGCACTGATGCTGCGAAGCGGTCCTGTGTTAGCATGAATTTTGAAAGTAGAATTAATATGAAAtagaaagtacaaaaaaaatagatgaattaaaTATGACTCAAAATTTTGACCACAGCCACAGGAAGAAATGTGTGATAGCTACTGAAATGGAGAAGATGTGGGGAGAGATGGGTTAGGTTTGGTGGTGGTGGCGGGTAGAGGTGGAAGGTCAAGAGGTCTGTTTGAGTTTAAGATGGTCAATAAGGGACTTGGGGTTTAGCTttgcggcagagcacttgccgagcatgtgtgaagtccttgaaatgcccagcaccaaaaagagagcgaggaaggaaggaaggaaggaaggaaggaaggaaggaaggaaggaaggaaggaaggaaggaaggaaggaaggaggaaagaggctATTAGATATTTGAGTGGCCACTGATACATAAAAGGTGCTTAACAAAGGAGTCAAAGCTGGAGAAAAAGGTTTGAATTTAAGCTGAAAATGGTTCATGGAGCAACAGAATCATATAATTTAGGGAAGAGAGCCAGCAGAATAGAATATGCTGGGAGCCAGGTGTTGAAAATGTGTCCAGGAGAAGGAGTGATCCTCAGTGTTGAGTGCCCCAAGAGGCTGAGGAGTGGAAACTACAAACCAGGTGAGGCCACATGGACGTAGTGGACTTGATTAGCAAAAGCAGTTTCCGTGGAGCAGTGAGTGAAAGACCAATTAAAATGGgttcaagaaaggaaaaggaaggaccACAGAGACCTACAGCCATTTACCAGCTGTCGGGGGTTACAGAGAGACTATTTGACGTGAGTAGAGTGAGGGGGGAGGGGATGTTTGAAGTGAGGAAAATGGGTTTTTGAAATGTACTGGTGGCCACGAGACCCTAAACCTTTGTTAAAAAATCCCAGATACTATTTCAAAAAAGCAGATCTTAACACAATTAAAGATCAAATATGgagtttaaagaaaaagatggaaggaagTGAAACAAAGACCGTAACTCACTGAAAATTTGTAACGGGAGACAGAAAGAGGATGGGGCAAGGGGGTGGgtgagagagcagatattgaggACAGTGGGAGAGGAGACAGAGTAGGTGACCGCAGGGGACAGCGAGTGGGTAGATGCGGCGGCAGAAGCACGAGGACATTTTCTTctggtggtttttattttatcaacgTGCCATGAAGCAAGGGTACAAATGGGAATCAAAGGGGTCCATCTAGGGGAAAGACGGTGTGAAACGGTGGTCATCGTGGGCAGGAGAAGAGGACCGTCAAAGTGCAGGAAAGTGCCTGGCAGTGCTGAGAGCTGCCTGAAATTTGGGGTCCCACATTAAATGGAGATGTCAGCTGGGCTGTGCCTTTTGTCTCAAGTCCCCTCCAGCTGCTCAGGCACACATATAAAGtgtgcaaaaacaacaacaaaaaaataggatTGAGCAGGACAGTGGTGTGGGGACTGAGAGATTAAGGGATGTCGTGGGGATGGGCTGGGGGATCTGCGTCCCTGTGGGGACGGACGGAGCACATGGTGTGTGGTCACCGATCATGGAAAAGCAATGCCGGGAGTCACAGACCCCTCGGAGACAGTGTTAGAGAAAGTGGCCCAGGTTccagtggggtggggaggaatcCTGAAAAAGGGGGTGATGATGAGTTCTAAGGCTTGACAGTAGGGATGGGGTGCAAAGagggcaaagaaaaaataatgctggTGATAATAAGAAGAAGGGAACTGAAAGGTTATTTCTGTCGTGCAGATATTTTTTGGCACAGCTGCTGAAACCATCAAGAACAAAGACAGAATTAAGGGTAGAAGGAGAGATGGGCAGTGAACACGTCTTAGGTAAAAACCGAAACGATGATTGTCCTCAAAGCTCTGCCTGACTCTGAGCCCCGAGTGGAAGTACAGATCTGAGATGTGCCGGGCATCCCTGAGCCTCGCCAGGCGGAGACTTGGTCCCCAGGAGTCCCCATAGATGGTCAGCTAGTGGAGCCCCAGTGTGATGGCTCCCAGACCCTGCTCCCAGGTGTCCGACTCACCGCAGATGAACAGCCAGAGCCCCGGCCGCATGAGGACCAGATGGAAGATGGTTAAATGAAGATGCTCCTGACACCAAAATAATGCCCCTCGGGTCAAGAGGTGACAGCTCTCGGGTTTGAGGAAGTCAGGGCCGGAAGTTCACCCTTCAGCGCACGTTTACAGaaacagaaggaggaagaagaaccccccaaTGGCCAGGTTCTTCTCCTATGAAGGCTGAGGAAAATCAAAGCTATTCTGTCGTTTGGTGCCATCCCACAACCCGGAGACCCTGCGCGTCCATCAGTGTTCGAGGGCCTCCTTTCAGAACTCTGGTCTCTCAAGACAGTTTCTGACTTCAGCGGGTCTCGCCATGATACAGACCTCCTGAAATCCAAGTGGCACACTTTCACCTCTGTCCCCT
This region of Ictidomys tridecemlineatus isolate mIctTri1 chromosome 11, mIctTri1.hap1, whole genome shotgun sequence genomic DNA includes:
- the LOC144368755 gene encoding Fc receptor-like protein 1; the protein is MTTAGNRPPKQSWSSAIQVQSEYLRTVLPESTGERTADDLSCPWDGIPVSDLSLETQPPGGRVMKGDKLVLICSVAEGTGNITFAWYKGHLGLNLETKTQRSRTANLEVAPVMESDSGQYYCAADNGDSPSLSGLVDIAVRIPVSRPVLTLRAPRAQAEVGDVVELHCEALRGSPPILYQFYLEDVTLGNSSAPSGGGASFNLSLTAEHSGNYSCEADNGQGAQRSEAVTLNFTVPAKPRSEHLTPGVVEGLLGSVGVITAVLLLCYWLRRKIGRCSTRDPHRSSSSPEPQEPNYLNSPDPVQLPPVYENVNAMRGDDVYTLVYHVQQEQESGAAEHTRTQVENKVSADIYSRLRKADIADVDYDDTT